A stretch of Prunus dulcis chromosome 6, ALMONDv2, whole genome shotgun sequence DNA encodes these proteins:
- the LOC117632042 gene encoding UDP-glycosyltransferase 91A1-like: MDSNDPKLHIAMFPWLAFGYMIPYLELAKLIAQKGHQIFFISTPRNIERLPQLPPNLSSLITFVKLPLPRVDDDFPEAAEATTDLPQNKVMKLKNAYDALQQPLTHFLESSNPDWLLFDFAAYWAPTTARNLGIPCAFFSIFIGACLVFLGPTSPEISPDYRKNPEDYTVPPKWVPFPSNVAFRLFEVGKVYIDSITGDESNVSDVYRNMEGMRGCDIIAIRGCMEFDTEWLRLLQDIHRKQVLLVGQLPTTNYEENDRWGSMSQWLDRKPKASVVYVAFGSEAMPSQEEITRIA, encoded by the coding sequence ATGGATTCCAATGATCCAAAGCTTCACATAGCGATGTTCCCATGGCTAGCCTTTGGCTACATGATCCCATACCTAGAGCTTGCCAAGCTCATTGCCCAAAAAGGCCACCAAATCTTCTTCATCTCCACTCCAAGAAACATCGAACGTCTCCCACAGCTCCCTCCGAATCTCTCGTCGTTAATCACCTTCGTCAAGCTCCCGCTGCCCCGCGTAGATGACGACTTCCCAGAAGCCGCGGAGGCCACCACAGACCTACCTCAGAACAAAGTCATGAAGCTTAAGAATGCCTATGATGCTCTCCAACAACCCCTCACTCATTTCCTAGAATCTTCCAACCCAGATTGGCTACTCTTCGATTTTGCAGCTTATTGGGCCCCAACTACTGCCCGTAACCTTGGCATACCATGTGCATTCTTTAGCATATTCATCGGAGCATGCTTAGTTTTCCTCGGGCCCACTTCCCCGGAAATATCTCCGGATTATCGTAAGAACCCGGAGGATTACACGGTCCCACCCAAGTGGGTCCCCTTCCCGTCCAACGTTGCATTTCGTTTGTTTGAGGTTGGCAAAGTTTACATCGACAGCATTACTGGCGACGAAAGCAATGTTTCAGATGTTTATCGGAACATGGAGGGGATGAGGGGCTGTGATATAATTGCAATAAGAGGTTGCATGGAATTTGACACTGAATGGCTGCGTTTATTACAAGATATTCACCGGAAACAGGTTTTACTGGTTGGTCAACTTCCCACTACAAATTATGAGGAGAATGATAGATGGGGGTCAATGAGCCAGTGGTTGGACCGAAAACCGAAAGCATCGGTTGTGTACGTGGCTTTTGGGAGTGAGGCCATGCCGAGCCAAGAGGAAATTACTAGGATAGCCTAA